AACAACCGCGACCTCAACATGGTGACTTGGGAGGAACGCGTGCTGGCCGGAGACCCGAAGTTCGAGGCGTCGCAGGACCTCCCCGATTTCCCGTACGCGGACTATGCGAAATCGCTCGGCCTGGACGGCATCCGCGTCGACAGCCCTGGAGCGGTCGCCGCCGCCTGGGACCGCGCGCTCAGCGCCGATCGGCCGTTCGTCTTCGAGGCGATCACCGATCCGAACGTGCCGCCGCTGCCGCCGCACATCTCGATCGAGCAGGCGAAGAACTTCGCGTCATCGGTAATCAAGCGCGACGTCAACGCGATGGGGTTTCTGAAGGACACCTGGAACCAGGTGACGGCCCGCTTCACGACGCCGCGCAAATAACAAAAGGCGGAGCGCCACGAGCGCTCCGCCTTTTGTCTTCTGTTCTCTGTTTGTTATTTCTGTCCGGACGTCGTCATGTCCTTGGCGTTGGCGATCTTCGGCACTTCGAAGCCCTTCCGGTACTCCCGCGTCAGCAGCTCGTTGGCCTTCTTCTCGTTGCCCTTGAACTGCTCGTTCTTGCCGTCGAACTCGAGCGAATGGCCGACCAGGTAGGACGCGTTGGCCATGTGGACGAGCGCGGCGGACAGGTGCCCTTCGAGAATGTCGCAGGTCAGAATCTTGGGATCGTTGGCGCGGATGGCGTCGATGAAGTTCTGGTAGTGCGGGAACTCCACCGTCGTCAGCCCCTGGGCTTCAGCCTGCTGTGAATCCGGCTTGTCGGCCGACCCCGGGCCCTTCTGGTTCTTCGAGCCCACTTCGCCGACGTACGACTGCCACTGGCGGCCGCTCTCCTCGATCCAGAGCCAGCCCTTCGAGCCGTAGAAGATGTTGCCGATGCGGACGCCGCCTTCGTCGTTGGTGTGCTCGCCGCGCGTGCCGAACTCGAGGTAGGCGCCGTCGGCGTACTGGAAGAGCGACGTCTGCATGTCGGGCGTCTCCTGCGCGCTCGGCTGCTCGCCGAAGTAGCCGCCCATCGAGCTGACCTTCACCGGGTGCTCGCTCTTCCCCAGGCCCCAGCGCGCGATGTCGAACTGATGCGGCCCCTGGTTGCCGGTGTCGCCATTGCCGTAGTCCCACTGCCAGTGCCAGTTGTAGTGGAACCGGTTGCGGTTGAACGGCTTGGCCGGCGCCGGGCCGATCCACAGGTCGTAGTCGACCTTCGACAGGTACTCGGTCGTATACGGACCGTCGTTGCCCCTGCCGCCGACCGTGAACGAGAACGCCGGATCGCTCGCCTGCATCGGACCGTCGGGATACTTGCCGATGTTGGGCCGCGGCTTGAAGCAGAGGCCGCGCGCCATGTAGACCTTGCCGATGCCGCCGTCCTGGATGAACTTGATCGCGTCGATCACGGCCGGACGGCTGCGGTTCATCGTGCCGACCTGCATGATGCGGCTGTGAGTGCGCGCGGCATTGATCATCTGCCGCCCTTCCCACATCGTGTGCGACGCCGGCTTCTCGATGTAGACGTGCTTGCCGGCCTGGGCGCCCCAGATGCTGGCGAGCGCGTGCCAGTGATTCGGGATCGCGATCACGACAGCGTCGACGTCCTTGTCGTCGAACACCCGCCGCAGATCCTGCTGGTAGGCAGGCTTGAAGGTCGGCACCTTGTCGAGCACCGCCTTGTCGTTGGCTCGCGACGCGAACAGATTCTCGTCGACGTCGCAGAGCGTCTTGACTTCGACGTTCTTGAGCTGGGCGAAACCGCGCTTGAGCGCGTTGCCCTGGCTGTGGATACCGATATGCGCGATGACGACGCGATCGTTGGCGCCGAGGATGCGACCGCCGGCGTGCGCCGCGCTGACGAACGGCCCGAAGGCCTCGGCCGCGACGACGCCGGCCGCGGCCGCGCCCACGCGGGTTGCGAAATCCCGGCGGGTGATGCCGCCCTGATCGGTGCGATCAGTTGCCACGCGAACCTCCTGACTGTCGGCCGGACACAAACGCGCCCGGACCGGGCATGGTAGCACGCGCCGGTCCGGGCGCCCCTAGAAGCGGAGCGGTGAAACGCAGAGGTGGTGAACCACTCCTGCCGTCGTTTAGAACCTCACCTTCAGCCCGATCTGCACCTGCCGCGCCGTCGTCCCGCACAGCGAGCACGAGGGGCTCGACAGCATCGCCGAGATGGTCCCGACGGCGGCGTTGCCGATCGTCGTGTTCGGGTTGGCGAACTGCGGATGGTTCAGTACGTTGAACGCCTCGATCCGGACCTCGGTATTGGTGTGGCCGAACTTGGTGTTCTTGACGAGCGACGCGTCGATGTTGACCGACCCCGGCCCGCGGATGATGCCGCGGCCGGAGTTCCCATAGGTGCCGGTCGTGTCTGTGGTCGCCACGAAGCACGACGTGTCGAACCAGTGATCGATCGTCGGGTTGTCGATCGTGCCGTTGCAGACGCGGTCCGGCCGGTTGCCGGTGCCGGTCGACGCCACGCCCTGGGTCTGGGTCACGGTCAGCGGCAGACCGCCGCGGATGAGCATGATGCCGGCCAGCTGCCAGCCGCCGTAGTACTGGCCGCGCGCCCAGGGGAGCTCGTACACCCAGCTCGACGAGAACGTGTGCTTGATGTCGTAGTCGGCCGGGCCGTGGTTGTACTGCGGATCGAAGATGTTGGTCAGGGTGACGGTGCCGTCGTTGTCCGATGACAGGTCGAGCGCCTGGCCCCACGTGTACGAGTTGAGGAAGGAGAAGTTGTTCGCGAAGCGACGCTGGAACTTCATCTGCAGGGCGTTGTAGTCGAGCGTCCCGCTGCTCTGCGACTGGCCGAGCGTGCGCAGCAGCGGGTCGGTCAGGATGAACGGCCGGTTGACGTTCGCGTCGGTCACGCCGACGATGGGCGGCGCCTGGTTCGCGTCGGTCTTGATCATCATCTGACGACCCTGCGAGCCGACGTAGGCGATTTCGACCAGGTAGTTGGTGGCGAAGCCGCGCTGGGTGTTGATGTTCCACTGGCGCGCGTAGGCGTCGCGGAAGTTGACGTCGAAGATCGACCGCGTCGAACCGGTCGGCGAGGCGGACGGATTCACCCCGGGCGGCGCCGGCAGGCTGTCCTTCAGCAGCAGGTTGCTGCCGTAGGCGCTCGGCGTCGGCGTCAGCGCCGTCGACTGGAGGAACGGCTGGTTCTGCGCCTTGGATGACGAGGTGCCGCCGGGCGAGAAGTTCCAGTAGATGCCGTAGCCGCCGCGGACGAGCATCTTGCCGTCGCCCGCGATGTCGTAGGCGAAGCCGACGCGCGGCCCGAGGTCACCCTTGGAATACGTCTGCAGGCGGCGACCCACCTTGACTCCGGCGATCGTCGCGTCGTCCGAGGCGAGCACGAACTGGCCGGTCGTCACGTCGAAGTTCGACTGCCGGTTGTCGATCTCGTCCCAGGGCGGGAACACGTCGTAGCGCAGGCCCATGTTCACCGTCAGCTTCGACGTCGCGCGGTAGTCGTCCTGGAGGTAGGCGCCGATCTCCGGGCGCTTCTCGGTGTAGGTGTTGGCGTCGAACAGGTTGCGGTTCTTCGCCGCGGTCAGGCCGAGCTCGAAGCTCGCCACGTCGAAGCCGGTGGTGCTGTTGACCGTGCACCCCGCCGGCTGGCCGGCGCAGTTCGACGTCATGTTGTTGTTGAAGCCGAACTGCCCGACGATCGTGTCGGCGTTGAGAATCTCGCGCGAGCGCAGGATCAGGTTGCCGCCCATCTTGATCGTCTGCTTGTTCCTCGTCCAGGTTACGTTGTCGGCGAACGAGAAGTCGTTCTGGTTGGTGATGAGCGGCTGATTGCTGTTCGCCCCCAGGTTGCGGATGTTCTGGAAGGTCAGCTGCGTCATGCCCGAGGTGGCGTCGTTGAGGTTGATGTTCGCCAGGCCGACCGCCGCGGCCGGATTGGCCAGGTAGTCGATCGGCGTCATGAAGAACTTGATCGACGTCCAGCCGAAGCGCGCCTCGTTGAGCAGGTGGCTCGAGATGATGTGGGTGTCGTTGAACGCCAGCCCCTGCGCTTTGACGTTGCCGTCGCCGGCGCCAAAGGTCGCGCCGGCGTCGCCGTGCGGCAGCGAGGCCGGCTGCACGCGGTGCGTCTTCTGGTAGCTGTAGCGCACAAAGAAGCGGTTGGCGTCCGACAGGTTCTCATCGAACTTGGTGTCGAACTGGTCGTCGTGCCGCGTCTTGACCGGGTTGATCAGGTAGTTGTTGATGATCTGCCCGTTCGACGAGCGCGTGCCGGCGGTGTTCGGCTCCGGATACAGCTGCTTGAGGATGTTGGCCGCCACCGGGTCGAATCGGTCGGTCGGAATCACGTTTCCGGCGAAGGGCTGGCCGGTCTGCGGATCGAAGATGGTGCGGTTCAGCTCGGAGAAGTTGCCGTTGCGCATCGCCAGCGACGGCACCGTCGACAGGAACGTCTGCCCCTGGTCTTCACGATGCCCCTGGTAGGAGCCGAAGAAGAACGTCTTGTTCTTGAAGATCGGGCCGCCGAGCGTGCCGCCGAACTGGTTTTGCTTGAAGTCGGGCTTGGCGCGGCCGGCGCGGTTGTTGAAAAAGTCGTTGGCGTCGAACGCCGAGTCGCGGTGGAACTCGAACGCGCTCCCGCTCAGATTGTTGGTGCCCGACTTGATCTGCAGGTTGACGACGCCGCCAAGCGAGCGGCCGAACTCGGCCGAGTAGGTCGAGGTCTGCAGCTTGAACTCGTCGAGGGAGTCGACGCTCGGGAAAATGACGACCGTCTGCAGCCAGGTCTCGTTGTTGTCGACCCCGTCGAGCATGAAGTTGTTGTCGCGCGGACGCTGGCCGTTGGCGGAGAACGACGCCGAGGCGCGCCACGCGAGGCTGCCGGCGCCGTCGATGTTCGCGCCAGGAATGCCGCGCAGTACGCCCGGCACCGTGCGGGTCAGATTGACGAAGTTGCGGCCGTTGAGCGGCAGCGCCTCGATATTCTGGTTGGTGATCGTCGCCCCCAGCTCGGACGTCGAGGTCTGGACCAGCGGCGTCTGCCCGACGACGGTCATCGTCTCCGACAAGGCGCCGGTCTCGAGCTTCAGATCGACGCGGACCTTCTGATCGACGCCGAGCTCGATGTTCGACAACGCGAGCGCGCGGAATCCGGTGAGCTCCGCGGTCACCGTGTAGTGCCCCGTCGGCAGCGACGGGAACGTGTACTCGCCGCTGGCACTGGAAGTGATCGTACGCGAGAGGCCGGTGCCTTCATTCACCGCCGTGACTTTCGCATCGGGCC
This sequence is a window from Vicinamibacterales bacterium. Protein-coding genes within it:
- a CDS encoding TonB-dependent receptor, which gives rise to MFRRVLTISMLIAASAAGPAFGQAVSGTILGTVTDATGAIRPDAKVTAVNEGTGLSRTITSSASGEYTFPSLPTGHYTVTAELTGFRALALSNIELGVDQKVRVDLKLETGALSETMTVVGQTPLVQTSTSELGATITNQNIEALPLNGRNFVNLTRTVPGVLRGIPGANIDGAGSLAWRASASFSANGQRPRDNNFMLDGVDNNETWLQTVVIFPSVDSLDEFKLQTSTYSAEFGRSLGGVVNLQIKSGTNNLSGSAFEFHRDSAFDANDFFNNRAGRAKPDFKQNQFGGTLGGPIFKNKTFFFGSYQGHREDQGQTFLSTVPSLAMRNGNFSELNRTIFDPQTGQPFAGNVIPTDRFDPVAANILKQLYPEPNTAGTRSSNGQIINNYLINPVKTRHDDQFDTKFDENLSDANRFFVRYSYQKTHRVQPASLPHGDAGATFGAGDGNVKAQGLAFNDTHIISSHLLNEARFGWTSIKFFMTPIDYLANPAAAVGLANINLNDATSGMTQLTFQNIRNLGANSNQPLITNQNDFSFADNVTWTRNKQTIKMGGNLILRSREILNADTIVGQFGFNNNMTSNCAGQPAGCTVNSTTGFDVASFELGLTAAKNRNLFDANTYTEKRPEIGAYLQDDYRATSKLTVNMGLRYDVFPPWDEIDNRQSNFDVTTGQFVLASDDATIAGVKVGRRLQTYSKGDLGPRVGFAYDIAGDGKMLVRGGYGIYWNFSPGGTSSSKAQNQPFLQSTALTPTPSAYGSNLLLKDSLPAPPGVNPSASPTGSTRSIFDVNFRDAYARQWNINTQRGFATNYLVEIAYVGSQGRQMMIKTDANQAPPIVGVTDANVNRPFILTDPLLRTLGQSQSSGTLDYNALQMKFQRRFANNFSFLNSYTWGQALDLSSDNDGTVTLTNIFDPQYNHGPADYDIKHTFSSSWVYELPWARGQYYGGWQLAGIMLIRGGLPLTVTQTQGVASTGTGNRPDRVCNGTIDNPTIDHWFDTSCFVATTDTTGTYGNSGRGIIRGPGSVNIDASLVKNTKFGHTNTEVRIEAFNVLNHPQFANPNTTIGNAAVGTISAMLSSPSCSLCGTTARQVQIGLKVRF
- a CDS encoding Gfo/Idh/MocA family oxidoreductase, with the translated sequence MATDRTDQGGITRRDFATRVGAAAAGVVAAEAFGPFVSAAHAGGRILGANDRVVIAHIGIHSQGNALKRGFAQLKNVEVKTLCDVDENLFASRANDKAVLDKVPTFKPAYQQDLRRVFDDKDVDAVVIAIPNHWHALASIWGAQAGKHVYIEKPASHTMWEGRQMINAARTHSRIMQVGTMNRSRPAVIDAIKFIQDGGIGKVYMARGLCFKPRPNIGKYPDGPMQASDPAFSFTVGGRGNDGPYTTEYLSKVDYDLWIGPAPAKPFNRNRFHYNWHWQWDYGNGDTGNQGPHQFDIARWGLGKSEHPVKVSSMGGYFGEQPSAQETPDMQTSLFQYADGAYLEFGTRGEHTNDEGGVRIGNIFYGSKGWLWIEESGRQWQSYVGEVGSKNQKGPGSADKPDSQQAEAQGLTTVEFPHYQNFIDAIRANDPKILTCDILEGHLSAALVHMANASYLVGHSLEFDGKNEQFKGNEKKANELLTREYRKGFEVPKIANAKDMTTSGQK